One Helianthus annuus cultivar XRQ/B chromosome 12, HanXRQr2.0-SUNRISE, whole genome shotgun sequence genomic region harbors:
- the LOC110893972 gene encoding alpha-copaene synthase → MATTEANTMAQANSQTTIEPVRHLANFPPSIWGDQFLSFSLDNSQLEAYSKAMEQPKENVRRMILNPAIDTNEKLGLIYCVYRLGLTYNFSKDIDGQLDELFKQLNLQSYNEADLYTISIHFQVFRHFGYRFSCDVFNKFKDSSSGKFKEDMTRDVRGMISLYESAQLRIRGESILDEAGAFAESKLKTIEKTLDGTLAQQVKHVLERPFNRGHQMVEARKYLFLFEEEISRYDSLLMLAKVHFNYLQLLQKEELRSVSKWWKDLDLPAKTLYVRDRVPELYVWILAFFLEPYYSEVRIITTKIVLLVLVLDDTYDAYATIEESRLLTHAINRWEVSAMLQLPEYMKPLYEILLNEYDGFYKHGRTNVIETSKKAFQDLARSYHQESEWRHAKEVPSFEEYMKIGTTTSAHNVLSKTALIGMGNIVTREALAWYESYPKIVQLSELIGRLEDDVVSVEFERERAPTATSVDAYMKTYGVSENVAVKILKKLVENGWKDLNEACLKPTEVSLDLLAPIIGLTNMTDVAYRHNDGLTFPEKTLKEYITLLFCVPVPM, encoded by the exons ATGGCAACAACTGAAGCTAACACTATGGCGCAAGCTAACTCACAAACCACCATAGAGCCGGTGCGTCATCTGGCAAACTTTCCGCCTTCGATTTGGGGTGATCAGTTTCTATCATTCTCTCTTGACAATTCC CAATTGGAAGCATACAGTAAAGCTATGGAGCAGCCAAAAGAAAACGTTAGAAGAATGATATTAAACCCTGCTATTGATACAAATGAGAAATTGGGTTTGATTTATTGTGTCTATCGTCTTGGTTTGACGTATAATTTCTCAAAAGATATTGATGGTCAACTTGATGAACTTTTCAAACAGCTTAACTTGCAAAGTTACAACGAAGCAGATCTCTATACAATATCCATTCACTTTCAAGTTTTTAGACACTTTGGTTATAGATTTTCTTGTG ATGTGTTTAACAAGTTCAAGGACTCCAGTTCTGGTAAATTCAAGGAAGACATGACTAGAGATGTGAGGGGTATGATAAGTTTGTATGAGAGTGCCCAACTAAGAATAAGAGGAGAATCTATACTAGATGAAGCCGGTGCATTCGCAGAAAGTAAACTTAAAACGATAGAAAAAACACTTGATGGTACACTTGCACAACAAGTCAAACATGTATTGGAGAGACCTTTTAATCGAGGGCATCAGATGGTTGAAGCGAGGAAGTATTTGTTCCTATTTGAAGAAGAAATTTCACGGTATGATTCCCTATTGATGCTTGCAAAGGTGCATTTTAACTACTTGCAACTCCTACAAAAGGAAGAACTTCGATCTGTATCAAA GTGGTGGAAAGACTTGGACCTACCGGCGAAAACACTATATGTAAGAGATAGAGTACCTGAACTCTATGTATGGATTTTGGCGTTTTTCTTGGAGCCGTATTACTCTGAAGTCCGAATAATAACGACCAAAATCGTACTGCTTGTATTGGTGTTAGATGACACGTATGATGCATATGCTACTATTGAGGAGAGCCGACTTCTAACCCATGCAATAAATAG GTGGGAAGTTAGTGCTATGTTGCAACTTCCAGAATACATGAAACCATTGTATGAAATTTTGCTCAACGAGTATGATGGATTTTACAAACATGGAAGAACAAATGTCATTGAGACTTCAAAAAAAGCT TTCCAAGACTTGGCTAGAAGTTACCATCAAGAGTCTGAATGGAGACATGCTAAAGAGGTGCCATCATTTGAAGAGTATATGAAAATTGGGACAACTACTTCTGCACATAATGTTCTTAGTAAGACTGCATTGATTGGTATGGGCAACATTGTAACACGCGAGGCTTTAGCTTGGTACGAAAGCTATCCAAAGATCGTACAACTTTCAGAGTTGATCGGAAGGCTCGAAGATGATGTCGTCAGTGTTGAG TTTGAGCGTGAAAGAGCTCCAACAGCCACAAGTGTAGATGCTTATATGAAGACTTATGGGGTGTCGGAAAATGTAGCTGTCAAGATACTCAAAAAACTTGTTGAAAATGGATGGAAAGATCTAAATGAGGCGTGTCTAAAGCCAACAGAGGTCTCATTGGATCTGCTTGCTCCGATTATTGGTCTTACAAACATGACAGACGTGGCGTACAGGCACAATGATGGTTTAACTTTTCCAGAAAAGACTCTTAAGGAATATATTACACTCCTGTTTTGTGTTCCAGTCCCCATGTAA
- the LOC110892365 gene encoding uncharacterized protein LOC110892365: MELDRIATGEALRKRNIQVGDSLCRMCGSDEESVYHLFIACCKIPSIFAFSIKDPLDVHMTISGSEKKKMAVQGVIRIACWILWRARNNLLFSDKPVRIDSIVSEIKALGFL; this comes from the coding sequence ATGGAATTGGATAGAATCGCTACTGGTGAAGCTTTGAGAAAAAGAAATATTCAGGTGGGAGATTCCTTGTGTCGGATGTGTGGTTCGGAcgaagaatctgtttatcatctgTTCATCGCGTGCTGTAAGATCCCTAGTATCTTTGCTTTCTCGATAAAGGATCCGCTGGATGTTCATATGACCATTAGCGGGTCGGAGAAAAAGAAGATGGCGGTTCAAGGCGTTATCAGGATAGCGTGTTGGATCTTGTGGAGAGCTAGAAATAATTTGTTATTTTCTGATAAACCCGTCAGAATAGATAGTATCGTTAGCGAGATCAAGGCTTTGGGATTCCTTTAG